A region from the Lutra lutra chromosome 1, mLutLut1.2, whole genome shotgun sequence genome encodes:
- the JSRP1 gene encoding junctional sarcoplasmic reticulum protein 1, protein MTTRALQELDGGLGSCQGEDLSTLADPCPEQPQEDRARATPRLADASSWPHVSQAEGSPPGSVDARPKKTEKEPVAKVAPGSGKERLKAGATPRSPARRKAQASPTPQRLPPPPAPALSDELPWGDLSLNKCLVLASFVALLGSAFQLCRDAVAGEADVPAPVPEPWVLPSSAPEPAAAPLQPKPKAWAPPLGPLAPQAEEEEAAKEKEEAEVPRRREGADSAAGEKRRPKEPPRKERPRKERPPREERPRKEERPPKQEKPRAAREPRGALPRRWEVRKGGHRHWAQDSRDPGQKRRQAWNSLPRPDEDRPPGRQKHRAGKGRD, encoded by the exons TGCCAAGGCGAGGACCTTTCCACGCTGGCCGACCCCTGCCCTGAGCAGCCCCAGGAGGACAGGGCTCGAG CGACGCCCAGGCTGGCCGACGCTAGCAGCTGGCCCCAT GTTTCTCAAGCTGAGGGCAGCCCTCCAGGCAGTGTGGATGCCAGGcctaagaagacagaaaaggagccTGTGGCCAAAGTGGCCCCAGGATCCGGGAAAGAGAGGCTGAAAGCAGGAGCAA CGCCCCGGAGCCCCGCGCGCAGGAAGGCGCAGGCCTCGCCGACCCCGCAGCGGCTACCGCCACCCCCGGCTCCGGCCCTGAGTGATGAGCTGCCCTGGGGAGACCTGTCCCTCAACAAGTGTCTGGTGCTGGCCTCATTCGTGGCGCTGCTGGGGTCAGCCTTCCAGCTGTGCCGCG ATGCTGTGGCTGGGGAAGCAGACGTCCCTGCACCTGTCCCTGAGCCATGGGTACTGCCCAGCTCAGCCCCGGAGCCAGCAGCAGCCCCG CTGCAGCCGAAGCCCAAGGCCTGGGCGCCCCCATTAGGACCGCTGGCAccccaggcagaggaggaggaggcggcgaaggagaaggaagaggctgaGGTTCCCAGAAGACGGGAGGGTGCGGACAGCGCTGCTGGTGAGAAGCGCAGGCCCAAGGAGCCTCCGCGGAAGGAGAGGCCTCGCAAGGAGAGGCCACCGAGGGAGGAGCGGCCGCGGAAGGAGGAGCGGCCTCCGAAGCAGGAGAAGCCACGGGCCGCCAGGGAACCCCGAGGAGCCCTACCCCGGCGCTGGGAGGTGCGCAAAGGGGGCCACCGACACTGGGCGCAGGACTCCCGAGACCCGGGACAGAAAAGGAGACAGGCCTGGAACTCCCTGCCGCGCCCCGACGAGGACCGGCCTCCAGGCCGCCAGAAGCACCGGGCGGGCAAGGGGCGGGACTGA
- the AMH gene encoding muellerian-inhibiting factor produces the protein MWALLLRLLALALWVMGPPWGAGAPASPGEPGTGTGGLIFHQDWDWPPGSRQDPLCLVTLDQSSNRSGTPLRVVGALRGYEHAFLEAVQRAHWGPRDLAMFGVCPASAGQPALLPLRQLQAWLGEPGGRRLAVLHLEEVSWQPAVTLKFQAPPPGGAGALELALLVLYLGPGPEVTVTGTRLPGTQYLCWSRDARYLLLAVERPAGAWHSPGVTLTLQPRGDGRPLSTAQLQALLFRPDPRCSTRMTPVLLLLPLPGPAPMPARRLLDQVPFPPPRPFQEQEPTEPRSSADPFLETLTRLVRALRGPPAQASPPRLALDPGALAGFPQGLVNLSDPATQERLLDGEEPLLLLLPPPATATATATAGDAAPLRSPESGPWATGLTHRVAAELRAAAAELRGLPGLPPAATPLLGRLLALCPGAPGASGGPGGPGDPLRALLLLKALQGLRAEWRGRERSGALRAQRSAGAEAADGPCALRELSVDLRAERSVLIPETYQANNCQGACGWPQSDRNPRYGNHVVLLLKMQARGAALARPPCCVPTAYAGKLLIGLSEERISAHHVPNMVATECGCR, from the exons ATGTGGGCTCTGCTGCTCCGGCTGCTGGCCCTGGCCCTGTGGGTGATGGGGCCCCCGTGGGGAGCCGGGGCCCCCGCCTCGCCCGGAGAGCCAGGCACGGGCACAGGGGGGCTCATCTTCCACCAAGACTGGGACTGGCCGCCAGGGAGCCGACAAGACCCCCTGTGCCTGGTGACCCTGGACCAGAGCAGCAACCGGAGTGGCACCCCACTTCGGGTGGTGGGGGCCCTGAGAGGCTACGAGCACGCCTTCCTCGAGGCCGTGCAGCGGGCACACTGGGGTCCCCGCGACCTGGCCATGTTCGGGGTCTGCCCTGCCAGTGCAGGGCAGCCCGCACTGCTCCCTCTGCGGCAGCTGCAGGCATGGCTGGGGGAGCCCGGGGGGCGGCGGCTGGCAGTGCTGCACCTGGAGGAAG TGAGCTGGCAGCCAGCAGTCACGCTGAAGTTCCAGGCGCCCCCGCCCGGAGGAGCCGGTGCCCTGGAGCTGGCGCTGCTGGTGCTGTACCTCGGGCCTGGTCCTGAGGTCACTGTCACGGGGACCAGGCTGCCAGGCACCCAG TACCTTTGTTGGTCCCGGGACGCGCGCTACCTGCTGCTGGCTGTGGAGCGCCCAGCGGGGGCCTGGCACAGCCCTGGAGTCACCCTGACCCTGCAACCCCGAGGAGACG GTCGTCCCCTGAGCACCGCCCAGCTGCAGGCGCTGCTGTTCCGCCCGGACCCCCGCTGCTCCACGCGGATGACCCCGGTCCTGCTCCTGCTGCCGCTGCCGGGGCCCGCTCCAATGCCCGCGCGCCGCCTTCTGGACCAAGTGCCCTTCCCGCCACCCCG GCCCTTTCAGGAGCAGGAGCCCACGGAGCCTCGGTCCAGCGCAGACCCCTTCCTGGAGACGCTCACGCGCCTGGTGCGTGCCCTGCGggggcccccagcccaggcctccccGCCGCGCCTGGCCCTGGACCCGGGCGCGCTGGCCGGCTTCCCGCAGGGCCTCGTCAACCTGTCGGACCCCGCGACCCAGGAGCGCCTGCTCGACGGCGAGgagccgctgctgctgctgctgccgcctcccgccacggccacggccacggccacGGCTGGGGACGCCGCGCCGCTTAGGAGCCCCGAGTCCGGGCCCTGGGCCACGGGCCTAACGCACCGTGTGGCCGCCGAGCTGCGGGCCGCCGCTGCCGAGCTGCGCGGGCTCCCGGGCCTGCCCCCCGCCGCCACGCCGCTGCTGGGGCGCCTGCTCGCGCTCTGTCCCGGGGCCCCGGGGGCTTCAGGTGGCCCCGGCGGTCCGGGCGACCCGCTGCGCGCGCTGCTGCTGCTCAAAGCGCTGCAGGGTCTGCGCGCCGAGTGGCGGGGGCGCGAGCGGAGCGGGGCACTGCGGGCGCAGCGCAGCGCGGGGGCCGAGGCGGCGGACGGGCCGTGCGCGCTGCGCGAGCTGAGCGTGGACCTGCGCGCCGAGCGCTCGGTGCTCATCCCCGAGACGTACCAGGCCAACAACTGCCAGGGCGCGTGCGGCTGGCCGCAATCCGACCGCAACCCGCGCTACGGCAACCACGTGGTGCTGCTGCTGAAGATGCAGGCCCGCGGCGCCGCCCTGGCGCGCCCGCCCTGCTGCGTGCCCACCGCCTACGCTGGCAAGCTGCTCATCGGCCTGTCGGAGGAGCGCATCAGCGCGCACCATGTGCCCAACATGGTGGCCACGGAGTGCGGCTGCCGGTGA
- the SF3A2 gene encoding splicing factor 3A subunit 2, whose amino-acid sequence MDFQHRPGGKTGSGGVASSSESNRDRRERLRQLALETIDINKDPYFMKNHLGSYECKLCLTLHNNEGSYLAHTQGKKHQTNLARRAAKEAKEAPAQPAPEKVKVEVKKFVKIGRPGYKVTKQRDTEMGQQSLLFQIDYPEIAEGVTPRHRFMSAYEQRIEPPDRRWQYLLMAAEPYETIAFKVPSREIDKAEGKFWTHWNRETKQFFLQFHFKMEKPPAPPSLPAGPPGVKRPPPPLMNGLPPRPPLPEALPPPPPGGLPLPPMPPSGPAPSGPPGPPQLPPPAPGVHPPAPGVHPATSGVHPPAPGVHPPTPGVHPPAPVVHPPTSGVHPPAPGVHPPAPGVHPPAPGVHPPPSAGVHPQAPGVHPPAPTVHPQAPGVHPQAPGVHPPAPGIHPQPPGVHPPPPGVHPSAPGVHPPAPGVHPQPPGVHPSNPGVHPPTPMPPMLRPPLPSEGPGNIPPPPPAN is encoded by the exons ATGGACTTCCAGCATCGCCCGGGGGGCAAGACGGGGAGCGGAGGCGTGGCCTCCTCCTCGGAGAGCAACCGAGACCGCAGGGAGCGCCTCCGGCAACTGGCCCTGGAGACCATCGACATCAACAAG GACCCGTACTTCATGAAGAACCATTTGGGCTCGTATGAGTGCAAGCTGTGTCTGACCCTGCACAACAACGAG GGGAGCTACCTGGCGCACACCCAGGGGAAGAAGCATCAGACCAACCT GGCCCGGCGAGCTGCCAAGGAGGCTAAGGAGGCCCCTGCCCAGCCAGCGCCAGAGAAGGTCAAGGTGGAAGTGAAGAAGTTTGTGAAGATCGGCCGCCCCGGCTACAAAG TGACCAAGCAGAGGGACACGGAGATGGGCCAGCAGAGCCTCCTCTTCCAG ATCGACTACCCTGAGATCGCCGAGGGCGTCACGCCTCGCCACCGCTTCATGTCCGCCTACGAGCAGAGGATCGAGCCGCCCGACCGGCGCTGGCAGTACCTGCTCATGGCCGCTGAGCCCTATGAGACCATCGCCTTCAAG GTGCCGAGCAGGGAGATCGATAAGGCCGAAGGCAAGTTCTGGACTCACTGGAATCGGGAAACCAAGCAG TTTTTCCTGCAGTTCCACTTCAAGATGGAGAAGCCGCCGGCCCCGCCCAGCCTCCCTGCAGGGCCACCCGGAGTGAAGAGACCCCCGCCCCCCCTGATGAATGGTCTGCCCCCGCGGCCGCCGCTGCCAGAGGCTTTGCCCCCACCACCGCCAGGAGGCCTGCCTCTGCCACCCATGCCGCCCAGCGGGCCTGCACCATCGGGGCCTCCAGGccctccccagctgcccccaccaGCTCCTGGGGTCCACCCCCCGGCACCAGGGGTCCACCCCGCAACGTCTGGGGTCCACCCCCCGGCACCAGGAGTCCACCCCCCAACTCCTGGGGTCCATCCCCCGGCACCGGTGGTCCACCCACCGACATCTGGGGTCCACCCACCAGCTCCAGGCGtccaccctccagccccaggggTCCACCCTCCTGCTCCAGGCGTCCATCCTCCCCCATCTGCTGGAGTtcacccccaggccccaggggtgCATCCACCGGCTCCTACGGTGcacccccaggcccctggggtccacccccaggcccctggggtccacccaccagccccagggatccacccccagcctcctggggTCCACCCCCCGCCTCCTGGGGTCCACCCATCAGCTCCTGGGGTCCATCCTCCAGCTCCTGGGGtccacccccagcctcctggaGTTCACCCCTCAAATCCTGGGgtccatccccccactcccatgCCCCCCATGCTGAGGCCTCCCCTGCCCTCCGAAGGCCCTGGGAACattccgccccctcccccagccaacTGA
- the PLEKHJ1 gene encoding pleckstrin homology domain-containing family J member 1 isoform X1, protein MRGSGARKRSGCGSASGTALCNLFGASGDGGREGAVRAPRCGSRQRHALQREGAAGAVPAAGRAGGGAGHAGSQERQRAEKAACEAGGQLSLLLPDGRGRGFLEDPERKYHFACCSEEQCQEWMGALRRASYEFMRRSLIFYRNEIQKMTGKDPLEQFGISEEARFQLGGLKA, encoded by the exons ATGCGTGGCTCGGGGGCGCGCAAGCGCAGTGGCTGCGGCAGCGCTTCCGGGACGGCGCTGTGCAACCTTTTTGGCGCGAGTGGGGACGGCGGCCGGGAGGGCGCGGTCCGCGCTCCGCGGTGTGGGTCCCGGCAGCGCCATGCGCTACAACGAGAAGGAGCTGCAGGCGCTGTCCCGGCAGCCGGCCGAGCTGGCGGCGGAGCTGGGCATGCGGGGTCCCAAGAAAGGCAGCG TGCTGAAAAGGCGGCTTGTGAAGCTGGTGGCCAACTTTCTCTTCTACTTCCGGACGGACGAGGCCGAG gcttcctggaggaccCTGAGAGGAAGTATCACTTTGCCTGCTGCAGTGAGGAGCAGTGTCAGGAGTGGATGGGGGCTCTGCGGCGAGCCAG CTACGAGTTCATGCGGAGAAGCCTCATATTCTACAGAAACGAGATCCAGAAGATGACTGGCAAG GACCCCCTGGAGCAGTTCGGCATATCTGAGGAGGCCAGGTTCCAGCTGGGTGGCTTGAAGGCCTGA
- the PLEKHJ1 gene encoding pleckstrin homology domain-containing family J member 1 isoform X2, giving the protein MRYNEKELQALSRQPAELAAELGMRGPKKGSVLKRRLVKLVANFLFYFRTDEAEPVGALLLERCRVTQEEPSGFSISFLEDPERKYHFACCSEEQCQEWMGALRRASYEFMRRSLIFYRNEIQKMTGKDPLEQFGISEEARFQLGGLKA; this is encoded by the exons ATGCGCTACAACGAGAAGGAGCTGCAGGCGCTGTCCCGGCAGCCGGCCGAGCTGGCGGCGGAGCTGGGCATGCGGGGTCCCAAGAAAGGCAGCG TGCTGAAAAGGCGGCTTGTGAAGCTGGTGGCCAACTTTCTCTTCTACTTCCGGACGGACGAGGCCGAG CCCGTCGGAGCCCTGCTGCTGGAGCGCTGCAGAGTCACCCAGGAGGAGCCCAGCGGCTTCTCCATCA gcttcctggaggaccCTGAGAGGAAGTATCACTTTGCCTGCTGCAGTGAGGAGCAGTGTCAGGAGTGGATGGGGGCTCTGCGGCGAGCCAG CTACGAGTTCATGCGGAGAAGCCTCATATTCTACAGAAACGAGATCCAGAAGATGACTGGCAAG GACCCCCTGGAGCAGTTCGGCATATCTGAGGAGGCCAGGTTCCAGCTGGGTGGCTTGAAGGCCTGA